One genomic segment of Streptomyces niveus includes these proteins:
- a CDS encoding DUF6278 family protein, with translation MNIPFLDNWRKRNGADEGESLASVVGSDAEGVAELLSECELLRVRAGQSGLELDDSPASLEALDQLPPHWRDDPEELPWLGNDAGLYLGTVIVRTVEGAAWHIWPGGHPVVRLVSGREIQVVEAGLDWAVSGAPELSQVYAEAAEA, from the coding sequence ATGAACATCCCTTTCTTGGACAACTGGCGCAAACGCAACGGTGCTGATGAGGGGGAGTCGTTGGCGTCCGTCGTCGGCAGTGACGCGGAAGGCGTGGCCGAACTGCTCTCCGAGTGCGAGCTGCTGCGTGTCCGGGCGGGGCAGTCCGGTCTCGAACTGGACGATTCCCCGGCCTCGTTGGAGGCTCTGGACCAGCTGCCGCCGCACTGGCGCGACGACCCGGAGGAGCTGCCCTGGCTCGGCAACGACGCGGGGCTGTATCTCGGTACGGTCATCGTGCGTACGGTCGAAGGGGCGGCCTGGCACATCTGGCCCGGCGGTCACCCCGTCGTACGGCTCGTCTCCGGCCGGGAGATCCAGGTCGTGGAAGCCGGTCTGGACTGGGCCGTCAGCGGTGCGCCCGAACTGTCCCAGGTGTACGCGGAGGCGGCCGAGGCGTGA
- a CDS encoding exodeoxyribonuclease III — MRIATWNVNSITARLPRLLAWLESTGTDVLCVQETKSTLEQFPADALRELGYESAVNATGRWNGVALISRVGLDDTVKGLPGGPEYEGVEEPRAISATCGGVRVWSVYVPNGREVAHDHYAYKLRWLEALRAAVAEDSAGDRPFAVLGDFNVAPTDQDVWDPALFEGATHVTPDERAALAALRDGGLTDVMPRPLKYDQPYTFWDYRELRFPKNRGMRIDLVYGNGPFTAAVKDSYVDREERKGKGASDHAPVVVDLDL; from the coding sequence ATGCGCATCGCCACCTGGAACGTCAATTCGATCACTGCCCGGCTGCCGCGTCTGCTGGCCTGGCTGGAGAGCACGGGCACGGACGTGCTGTGCGTCCAGGAGACCAAGAGCACCCTGGAGCAGTTCCCCGCCGACGCCCTGCGCGAGCTGGGTTACGAGTCCGCGGTCAACGCCACCGGCAGGTGGAACGGAGTGGCGCTGATCTCGCGCGTCGGTCTCGACGACACCGTCAAGGGACTGCCCGGCGGCCCGGAGTACGAGGGCGTCGAGGAGCCCCGCGCGATCTCCGCGACCTGCGGCGGCGTCCGGGTCTGGTCGGTCTACGTGCCCAACGGCCGCGAGGTCGCGCATGATCACTACGCGTACAAGCTGCGCTGGCTCGAGGCGCTGCGCGCGGCGGTGGCCGAGGACAGCGCGGGGGACAGGCCGTTCGCCGTCCTCGGTGACTTCAACGTCGCGCCGACCGATCAGGACGTGTGGGACCCGGCGCTCTTCGAGGGCGCCACCCATGTCACCCCCGACGAGCGTGCCGCTCTCGCCGCTCTCCGTGACGGCGGTCTGACGGATGTGATGCCGCGACCGCTCAAGTACGACCAGCCGTACACTTTCTGGGACTACCGCGAACTCCGGTTCCCGAAGAACCGGGGAATGCGGATCGACCTCGTCTACGGCAACGGGCCCTTCACCGCCGCCGTCAAGGACAGTTATGTCGACCGTGAAGAGCGCAAGGGCAAGGGTGCTTCGGACCATGCTCCGGTCGTCGTCGATCTCGACCTCTGA
- a CDS encoding MBL fold metallo-hydrolase has protein sequence MKLTKKSHACVRLEKEGRTLVVDPGVFSEEDAALGADAVLVTHEHPDHFDEGRLRAALEADPATEIWTLRSVAEQLSAAFPGRVHTVGHGDTFAAAGFDVQVHGELHAVIHPDLPRVTNVGYLVDGSLFHPGDAFTVPDRPVETLMLPVHAPWNKISEVIDYVREVKPRRTFDIHDALLTDLALPLYDGHVGRLGGSGHAHLAPGEATEL, from the coding sequence GTGAAGCTCACCAAGAAGTCCCACGCCTGCGTCCGGCTGGAGAAGGAGGGGCGCACGCTCGTCGTCGACCCGGGCGTCTTCAGTGAGGAGGACGCGGCGCTCGGCGCCGACGCCGTCCTCGTCACGCACGAGCACCCCGACCACTTCGACGAAGGCAGGCTGCGGGCCGCCCTCGAAGCGGACCCGGCCACCGAGATCTGGACCCTGCGCAGCGTCGCCGAGCAGCTCTCGGCGGCCTTTCCTGGGCGTGTGCACACCGTGGGGCACGGCGACACGTTCGCCGCGGCGGGCTTCGACGTACAGGTGCACGGCGAACTCCACGCGGTGATCCACCCCGATCTGCCGCGGGTCACCAACGTCGGTTATCTGGTGGACGGTTCGCTCTTCCACCCCGGCGACGCGTTCACCGTTCCCGACCGCCCCGTCGAGACGCTGATGCTCCCGGTGCACGCTCCGTGGAACAAGATCTCCGAAGTGATCGACTACGTACGTGAGGTGAAGCCGCGGCGCACCTTCGACATCCACGACGCGCTGCTCACCGATCTGGCGCTGCCTCTGTACGACGGCCATGTCGGCCGCCTCGGTGGCTCCGGCCACGCCCACCTGGCGCCCGGTGAGGCCACCGAACTGTGA
- a CDS encoding alpha/beta fold hydrolase, producing MSETTTRTLQYRVDGPEDAPTLILGPSLGTTWHMWDRQTPELAKHWRVLRFDLPGHGGAPAHPATGVPELADRLLATLDGLGVQRFGYAGCSIGGAIGAELALRRPDRVASLALVASSPRFGTADEFRQRGVIVRTNGLDPMARSAPERWFTAGFAAAQPAIVEWAVQMVRTTDPGCYIAACEALAAFDVRAELGRIGVPTLVLVGAEDKVTGPAEARTLVAGIPDARLALVPGASHLAPVEQPAAVTDLLVRHFSTAWQNPSDTSTGLTVLPDWATYPGPGTPAGPPTLSPMSAPVAEIASAEQPQAVAAVRPDQYETGMRVRREVVGDAHVDRVMADTDDFASDFQELLTRYAWGEVWNREGLDRRSRSCVSLTALVAGGHLDELAVETRAALRNGLTPAEIKEVLIQAAVYCGFPAATAAFRVVGAVVQEETTPEG from the coding sequence GTGAGCGAGACGACCACTAGGACCTTGCAATACCGCGTCGACGGGCCAGAAGACGCACCGACCCTGATCTTGGGTCCCTCTCTCGGAACGACCTGGCACATGTGGGACAGGCAGACGCCCGAGCTGGCGAAACACTGGCGCGTACTCCGTTTCGACCTGCCAGGTCACGGCGGCGCGCCCGCGCACCCCGCGACCGGGGTGCCCGAGCTGGCGGACCGGCTGCTCGCCACGCTCGACGGGCTCGGCGTGCAGCGCTTCGGCTACGCCGGCTGCTCCATCGGCGGCGCGATCGGCGCGGAGCTGGCGCTGCGCCGCCCCGACCGGGTCGCGTCACTCGCCCTGGTGGCCTCGTCCCCGCGGTTCGGTACGGCGGACGAGTTCCGCCAGCGGGGCGTCATCGTCCGTACGAACGGACTCGACCCGATGGCCCGCTCGGCGCCCGAGCGCTGGTTCACGGCCGGTTTCGCGGCCGCGCAGCCCGCGATCGTGGAGTGGGCGGTCCAGATGGTCCGCACGACCGATCCGGGCTGCTACATAGCCGCCTGCGAGGCGCTGGCGGCCTTCGACGTACGGGCGGAGCTGGGCCGGATCGGTGTGCCGACGCTCGTCCTGGTCGGCGCCGAGGACAAGGTCACCGGTCCTGCCGAGGCCCGCACGCTGGTCGCCGGGATACCGGACGCCCGGCTCGCGCTGGTGCCGGGAGCCTCGCACCTGGCGCCCGTGGAGCAGCCCGCCGCCGTCACGGACCTGCTCGTCCGCCATTTCTCCACCGCCTGGCAGAACCCCTCCGACACCTCGACCGGCCTTACGGTGCTGCCCGACTGGGCCACCTATCCGGGCCCGGGCACGCCGGCCGGCCCCCCGACCCTGTCGCCGATGAGCGCCCCCGTCGCCGAGATCGCCTCCGCCGAACAGCCGCAGGCCGTGGCCGCCGTACGCCCGGATCAGTACGAGACGGGCATGCGGGTCCGCAGGGAGGTCGTCGGTGACGCCCACGTCGACCGGGTCATGGCCGACACGGACGACTTCGCCTCCGACTTCCAGGAACTCCTCACCCGTTACGCCTGGGGCGAGGTGTGGAACAGGGAAGGACTGGACCGTCGCAGCCGCAGCTGTGTCTCGCTGACGGCACTGGTCGCCGGCGGTCACCTCGACGAACTCGCAGTCGAGACCAGGGCGGCCCTGCGCAACGGGCTGACCCCGGCCGAGATCAAGGAAGTACTGATCCAGGCGGCCGTCTACTGCGGCTTCCCGGCGGCGACCGCGGCGTTCCGCGTCGTCGGCGCGGTCGTCCAGGAGGAGACCACCCCCGAGGGCTAG